tataatactatataaaatattgaaaattactaaattttctcataagactttgtgatgctaatgtaaagcaaaagtcatttttgaataattttataaccccttggaagagacgactccggctacaataatccaggaccaccaggagtttgggTCGACACCAGCAGATCATAGAAaattccagcacgtgagtgaaaaatattgaaatagtgatagggcgccctcagtgcttcgaaattaaataagaatcaaagctagctcttCGAAagggtttcttataaattaagaatttggtaaaaatacttgcgcaagtaaagatagtataaaaggtattttattatatagtaAGGAATCAGTCCATATATCAAATgatccatcaatcaaagaatactaagatctaggctgttaatacattatctatatgatcattaatttctacaatataatttgcgataatttaatgtagctctgattcactagatgaattgatctatctattccatcaggtgccgaatctcgcaccctgagataaaaaatatatttattacaaagaaatctattagaaactataaaatttaatatatatatatttggattactagtttgtcaatttatcatgctgaatttagattctaaatataatcgtccaagttgacaagtatcagcaagctgatatcaaagctgcatgcaaataaatgcatatgatcataaaatgaaagcacatggtagcgtttcgtgctatagaacttaaagaatagtattagcctgtgatattttattgatttcgattattgttttgtcttatattatatatttctgccgctctatatatttttgctctgatttatttttgagatatttgttaatatatgtatcaaattttttatggtgtatgatttattttttattcctctatACTGTAGGATATaagctttatatatatatattttttaataaattatcagtatcattgtggaagctcatatctgggcttataaagatttttatgagactatatcctattaaaaaccacgacctgatttttataattattaaaatattttcatgctctaccgattgatgccaagcaggaggctaatcgttatttaattataaaaaataacgtgacaatatatatatatatatatatatatatatatatatatatatatatatatatatgtatatatctGTAAGTATCTGTATTGATTCTTTCCAATCCTAAACTCTAATTTCATCCTTCCAGATTATTTAGTTAGTTGCCACTTGCTAGTTGTAGTAGTTGCTCTTTGTGTGCGTTTGTCATTTGTGTGCCTTCATTCGTTTtgcatgaaaatgaatgatgaactGTTGATAGAATGTGTTCGTAAATACGAATTCCTCTATAATCTATAACATCCGAAGTACATGGATGCTACCAAGAAAGATGTAGCATGGAAGGATATAGAAGATCAGATGAAACAACCTGGTAAGTAGTAACTTTATTACTTTATTTCCATTTGTAAATCTATTCCTTTTGACATTTTcacatcaattaataataataacagcatTTTGCAAACAAATATATTAAATCTTTCCCAAAGTCATATTTTTAGAAGTCAGATTCCACAGTGCTGTagaaaacaatacaatttttACTGTATTGTCTTGTTTTACAAAAcgaaacaataaatattaacacaaaacCACATACGAGAGACATACACATATATTGTTTGCatctaaaaaaaatcatatatgCCTATTATACTACAAAGTTGATTTTTCAATAACCAATTACAGTACCAATTATCGTAAAAATTATCGTTAAATCTTTGACAAAGTCATACTTTTTATGTTTGATTTAATAAGTacattttatcttatttttttgTTATGTTTTGTTGGAATTTGTTATGTTATGTTAAGCCCAGTCGATTTGACCTTCAACAGTTTGGAAGAAATTCGCGAATTGACTGAGTACGGTACTTCAAAAGCGGAAGCAACTGCATTGCCTCCTTGAAGTCATAGATTCTGCATAGGAAGAAACTGCATACGAGTCCCAGTTTCCGTTTCAATTACTCCGCGTCTTATGCAATTATACAAAATGCAAGTggttaaaacaattttttcagcATATTCTGGTCTCAGGTGCATGCGTCTATTATAAATGCGAAATTTTTGACTTAAAATCCCAAAAGCATTCTCAACTACACGCCTTGCTCGGCAAAGGCGATAGTTAAAGTGACGTTTCTTGACATCAGCTATGGTCTGTTGTGATGGATAAGGTCTTAATAGATCATTTTTTAAAGGAAAGGCTTCGTCACCTAATATAACGCAAGGTGCACTTACATTCGTTTTTGTTAGCAGGAATatttacttattatttgatatagcTTGCCCCAGTTTCGATTTAGATAAAATACCACCATCACTGTCTTTGCCGAAAGCACTGACGTTTACAgctataaaactataattagcATCAACTAAAGCCATAAGTACAATGGAGAAtgtttttttgtaattaaaaTATAGGGAACCACTGTCTGGAGGTGCTACAATCACAATATGCTTTCCATCAATTGAACCCAGGCAATTAGGAAAGTTCCACTTGGACCAAAactcttcaatgtttttttccCATTGCTCTGTAGTGGGTGTTGGAATCATTTCACTCAACATGTTGTTTATTATAGCGTTAGAAACTTCAAAAACTGAACGTCTCACAGAACTGACCCCCATTCTATAGCTGAAAGCAATTGTTCTAAATGAGTCACCTGTTGCCAAGTACctgcaaataaaaaaaaagcttATATGTATTGggaataaaagaaataaaaatagaatatggaataaaataaataaataaataaaatgaaataaaaaataaagtgaaatagaaaataaaaataattggaaattataaattattaacaaaatgaaattattttatgttaCAGGTCCGGCCTGTAAACAAAGATGGCAAAATCTAAGGGACTCATATAGGAGAGCCTTGAATAAGAGAAAAGTAAAAACGGGACAGGcagcaaaaaaaataaaaaaatggaagTACGAAGATGAGATGTTTTTTGTTGCTCCATTTTTTGCAGAAAAGAAAACTTTGGATTCTGTTGATATAACAAGTGATGAGGATAACGGAGACCATGATGACCACACTGTGGTCGACCACACATCCGAAACAGAAACAAAGAGTTGGCATGACTGCCTTGGTCTGAATGGTATTGTCACAATAAGCtctataaaaattgttgaaattatcaGTTAATTATTTTCTAGAGGTGTTAAATTTCACTCATATCAGTAACCAAACATAATTGTTCATAAGTGTTCTTACCAGTGACGTGCGTGAACTGTGAGTATTCGCGGAGTGAtccatattcaaattcaaacaatttGTTAGGTTAACACATCATCTCAGTTTTTGTCAGTGTCTCGATTGTTGGTTCCTGTCAATTACAACCAGCTGTGTTTTGGGTATAGGAGCAGAACAACAACTAACTGTTTACCGGTTCGGTTTCCGATTATCTAGCCTAAGGAACAAGAATCTTATCTGTTATCTTCTTTCCCACTCAGACAACATTAGCCGGCTTGCGTGAGCAACAGTAGCGTCCTATGGTTGCCATGACAACCCACCGTAGTACAGTCTTATCAGCTTCTCTATTCTAGCTCGCAATAAGTCTTCTAAAAGGCGGGCGATTTTTGAATCCTACTTCTTCCTTCCACAACAATATTCAGAAGCTTCCTCTGCCCGCCTTGACTGCTCTCTCGGCAAATATCTTCTACATTCCTTCCAGTATTATCCTACTCTCTATAATCCCTACCAATCTCATAGAAAATGACGACACGCCGTAGACTCGAGAAGTTGATTCAAGGTGTTTaatctgatttgaaaaatttgaaagatgACTTATATAATGAAACAGTAATAGATTTGGCCGTAAGCATTAGAGGAACTCTCTCAGTTTTTGCGGAGAAATATTCCAGTGAGGCTATAATTGACCTGATTCCAGATTTAGTTGGAGTCCTAAATAAACTTGACAACT
The genomic region above belongs to Nilaparvata lugens isolate BPH chromosome 5, ASM1435652v1, whole genome shotgun sequence and contains:
- the LOC120351362 gene encoding uncharacterized protein LOC120351362 isoform X2: MDATKKDVAWKDIEDQMKQPGPACKQRWQNLRDSYRRALNKRKVKTGQAAKKIKKWKYEDEMFFVAPFFAEKKTLDSVDITSDEDNGDHDDHTVVDHTSETETKSWHDCLGLNGIVTISSIKIVEIIS